AATTCATGAGAAAAGTACTGTCCTATGGAAGTATGCATACGATGAATAAATCTCTAGAATAAGTATATAAGAGAATACTAAAATCATGTTGGCATAATATCTTATAAGTCATGAcaataaaaagtcaaattatCTTGGATTTTACTTGAAATCGTTGAGAGGTTTTGGTAGTAGAAACGCCCTGGATCTTGCTGCCTCTCCTAGGTCTTACTACGATCCCTCTCTGGCTACTCTACTTAAAGTCAACATTACTTGACAACCTCATCTCAACAGGCATTCAAAACCTCAAATATAGACTTTATATGTATGATAAAGAGATTATAACATAATAACAGTATTCAAAAATATACCGTAttctaaaaattattcaaagtaTATGAACTTCCTGGACAGCGAAGTATTTAGCTACACATGCTTACATACAacatggctctgataccataaaGGAGCGGAATTAAAGGAGAAGAAAACTCTCTCCCAGACTTTCTAACTCGTGAATTCTTGCAGGGAAAGAATGAATCGAGGAAAACCACAGACTAGGCCAACCAGGCCTATTGCATCAACTCCTGGAGTAAATCCGTTTACAATTAGGCCAGATCCAAATCAGGTCAGGCCTACAGCACTAAATCCTGGAGCAAATCCATATCCAATCAGGCCATCTGCAAGGTTGAAGTAAACCGGGCCATCTGCAAGGTTACTTTCGAGAATTCCTAACAAAGAATCATCAAAATTTAACAGTCTATCATCACGCAAGAGAAGACAGATAGAAATATTTAAACCTTTTCGGAATAGAGGCTTAACAGCAACTTGAACAAGACCGAtatgaagaaatttaaaatcttttttataacGATCAATATCAGCAGCAATTAGTAATTTAATAGATTCAAGACTATTATTAATAGCAGTAGTTTGTTCACAAGTTTTAATATTAAAACGTTTGAACAAAGAGAAATTTCCTAACTGATAAATCTTTTCAAAGGACTCTCGAGGGATGTCCCAATTTTGcaaatcattttctatttttgaaatagAAACATTAACAGAATTAACGATATTAGAATTCATGAGAAAAGTACTGTCCTATGGAAGTATGCATACGATGAATAAATCTCTAGAATAAGTATATAAGAGAATACTAAAATCATGTTGGCATAATATCTTATAAGTCATGAcaataaaaagtcaaattatCTTGGATTTTACTTGAAATCGTTGAGAGGTTTTGGTAGTAGAAACGCCCTGGATCTTGCTGCCTCTCCTAGGTCTTACTACGATCCCTCTCTGGCTACTCTACTTAAAGTCAACATTACTTGACAACCTCATCTCAACAGGCATTCAAAACCTCAAATATAGACTTTATATGTATGATAAAGAGATTATAACATAATAACAGTATTCAAAAATATACCGTAttctaaaaattattcaaagtaTATGAACTTCCTGGACAGCGAAGTATTTAGCTACACATGCTTACATACAacatggctctgataccataaaGGAGCGGAATTAAAGGAGAAGAAAACTCTCTCCCAGACTTTCTAACTCGTGAATTCTTGCAGGGAAAGANNNNNNNNNNNNNNNNNNNNNNNNNNNNNNNNNNNNNNNNNNNNNNNNNNNNNNNNNNNNNNNNNNNNNNNNNNNNNNNNNNNNNNNNNNNNNNNNNNNNNNNNNNNNNNNNNNNNNNNNNNNNNNNNNNNNNNNNNNNNNNNNNNNNNNNNNNNNNNNNNNNNNNNNNNNNNNNNNNNNNNNNNNNNNNNNNNNNNNNNNNNNNNNNNNNNNNNNNNNNNNNNNNNNNNNNNNNNNNNNNNNNNNNNNNNNNNNNNNNNNNNNNNNNNNNNNNNNNNNNNNNNNNNNNNNNNNNNNNNNNNNNNNNNNNNNNNNNNNNNNNNNNNNNNNNNNNNNNNNNNNNNNNNNNNNNNNNNNNNNNNNNNNNNNNNNNNNNNNNNNNNNNNNNNNNNNNNNNNNNNNNNNNNNNNNNNNNNNNNNNNNNNNNNNNNNNNNNNNNNNNNNNNNNNNNNNNNNNNNNNNNNNNNNNNNNNNNNNNNNNNNNNNNNNNNNNNNNNNNNNNNNNNNNNNNNNNNNNNNNNNNNNNNNNNNNNNNNNNNNNNNNNNNNNNNNNNNNNNNNNNNNNNNNNNNNNNNNNNNNNNNNNNNNNNNNNNNNNNNNNNNNNNNNNNNNNNNNNNNNNNNNNNNNNNNNNAAACTCAGATTTTCCCAAAAGCAAACAAGTGAAAGCTATGCAATGAAGCAACCAGAAAACTTTGCAGAAGCTGTATCTCCGGCAACTAAGAAGGTTACAGGAAAAGCTCTTTCCAcagagaaagaaaattttgaagtatATCCTTTATATACTCTCCCTATCCTTGCTCTTGACAAGGaattagaaaattttgaaattagaaATCTACTTAAACCTGTTTATAATAATAGGAATTGTGTAGATAGCGATAATGCCTTAAAAACCAGAAGGTATTTTGAATTCATTCTTATCGATACAGGTTCGATCGAAATCGAGCATGAACTTGCAGATCAATCAGACCCGGATAGCATTGCCTATTCGAAATTTACAATTAAAAAGATTTTGTCTCCCTCTAACTGGTTGACTGATCATCTCCTTACCCCTATAAATCTTTCTAAAAGATTTAACCCCCAAACATTTAATTGGTTCGACTACAGGAATGCGTGGATGAACTTCTTATTTGTTAGACCAATCACTCATTCGTGGTTTGTCAAATATTGCACAGAAGCCTCGACTTCTGTAATCCCCAGGTGGTTCTACGAATGGTGGAGTTACTTTGGAGGAAATAAACAGGTTAGGCCTAAAAGGTTTGAAGATGGATACcttcaatttcaaattgatgAGAACATCTCTACCCTTCCAGAGCATATAAAATTATGTAAGTACTTCTTTAAAAGACGTCTATCTTATATTATAAGTTGGACATTTTGTACTGCAGAATTTGACAGGATAAAATATCTCTCTAAAGAGATAAGGATCAAAGGATGGTCTCCTGCAAAGAGAGAATCTCCATCATCTTCTAAAAGGCCACCAGTCAAGGATTCACCATCCAAGAGTGAATTAAAACAACGCCTTGAAAAAGCATTATCTGAATTAGATAATGAAAAGGCTAATCCAGATCAAGCTGCGATCGAGCAACTTCTTGAAGAAGCTTCGTCACAAAGTGACGATAATGGCGACATGTTAAATCCTAAGGCTCTAGCTCAGTCTTATTTAAATCCATTTGATTAATCCTAATTGAGCTTATTAAAAAGCAGAATAATTAGTCTTCAAGACAGAGATTAAAAATCGGAATTGTCTATGGAGAAGTAAAGGAATTTCAAAGAAACGGAATCTTTACTGATTAAACATATGGACCCTAGAGGGACCCGCCACGTTAAGAAAGTTGCTTCTTCTACCAAAAGTCTTTTGGACTATGCGGAAAAGAAAGACGACACATGGCCCTACCATTATAAAAGAAGATGCCTTCTTTATCTCAAGTCTCTTGACTTATTCGGAAAAGAAAGGCATATGGCCCCTACCACCATCACCAATAGAAGAAAAGCAAAGATTCCATC
This window of the Solanum pennellii chromosome 2, SPENNV200 genome carries:
- the LOC107011072 gene encoding uncharacterized protein LOC107011072 isoform X2 is translated as MKQPENFAEAVSPATKKVTGKALSTEKENFEVYPLYTLPILALDKELENFEIRNLLKPVYNNRNCVDSDNALKTRRYFEFILIDTGSIEIEHELADQSDPDSIAYSKFTIKKILSPSNWLTDHLLTPINLSKRFNPQTFNWFDYRNAWMNFLFVRPITHSWFVKYCTEASTSVIPRWFYEWWSYFGGNKQNLTG